In the Sorghum bicolor cultivar BTx623 chromosome 4, Sorghum_bicolor_NCBIv3, whole genome shotgun sequence genome, CAGCTTTACAATAAAGGAACAAATCATGAAAAGACATAAGTATAATCTATGATAAAAAGATCTCAAGTAATTTAAGTTTCAGATTTCAGAGTGACAGATGCCATACCTCAAACACATAACATGCTTGGATCGGTTACCATTACATCGGTAAGGATAGTGACTGCTTACAGGTAGAGCATGAGTTGATAAGCATCTTGCCTGGGAAATATGAAATATCTGGAAGACACTTGATGCTAATAATAGTATAGTGCAAATAGCTAATAGATTACCTTGACATGATGGAAATGAGGGGGACCAAAACACATTATACAACACACATAATTACACTATTCCAAAACAACAGAGGAGCACACATTTGCAGGATGAGAAAATACACACCATGGGTGGCAGTATTTAAATACCATGCTTTGCTTGTCACTAGAATTTTTGCAAACTCTCATACAGTCACCATAAATGCTATTTTGGCAAGGAATTAATGAATTTAACAATAATTTCTACCATCTGGGCATCAAAAGCAGGACCCTCCATCTGGAAGTGCCCAGCTCCTTCAATCAAGTGTGTATCAACCCGTCCAGCTGCAGATTTGAGCTTGTTTTGCAATTGTTTCACACTGGTGAAGCCATCTTTGGTCCCCATGATGAAAAGCTTTGGTTTTACAGACTTGAGTATAGCATCATGATGCCTTCCGAATAGGACTGAGGCCATCAGACCAAATGGGTACCCGATGCTAACGTAACCAATCACCTCATCCACTTTATCAACTGCAGATCCAGCAATTGGTGCCCCTGCATCAGGGAATTATTGTTAGATACATGCCTAAGCACAATACAACAGCTTCATTAATGACAGGAGAAGACTTGTATCCAGAATACCACATATTTATTCTTCAATGCAAACTAAACCATCTTGTTCATCTCCATCAACTAGCTCGCTGACAATTGCAGTGGATAGGATCAACTTAATCGCAACCACTACATACAGCCATACAGGAAGCTGACATCCAAGCTACTTTACATTTCTAGTAGGATTTGCTGAAAATTGTGTAGATTACTTGACAAGAAACCTTTTGCCACTACATTTTCTTAAGGAATCTGACAGAAATTCAGATCCCTAAAAGAAATTAGATGAAACTGCTAATTACAGATTCAAGTTTGGAGTATACTGACTGAAGCGCAGAAATTCCATGAGGATAAACGTTTGAGCTTGCTATTTCAACGCAGCAAATTCATCAACAGCTACTATTTGCTTACTACCCCGAATGAGTACCAAGAGGGTTGTCATTTGCACAattcaatttgaccaaacagAGCTTCAGAAGAGCGAAATCGTTTGGTCAATTTGACTGATTACCACAGCAGTCTGCCAGTGTGACGGTTTCACGCTTCCATGAACTGAAAAGAAAAGGTACGGATCGCGACAGGGTTTCGCCTCATCAGGGAGAAGCGAAAGAGTGGAAACCTACCAGCCGAGGATCCGACGAGGAGGATGCCGCGCGGTTTGATGTTCTCTGCGACCCATCGGCAGACGGCGACGACGTCCCCGACCTCGGTGGAGCCCGTGAGCGACGCCCGCCCCGTGGACCGGCCGGCGCCGCGCATGTCGAAGGTGACGGCGGTGTACCCGCGCCGAGCGACGCCCTCCGCCATCCCGCGCAGCAGGCCCTGCACGCCGCCGAGGATGGTGTAGGGGTGCACCAGCACCACCGCCACGTCCTCtcccggctccggctccggctccgcccCGGACGCGGGAGGCTTGAACAGCCGCACGCTCAGCTTCGCGCCGTCCCCCGTCTCCACCGTCGTCCACTCcatctcgctcgctcgctcgcccaGTCCACCTCGGTTAGTTCAGCAGCGAGCAGCCCCCTTTCCCTGCCTGTGACTGTCTCGATTTGATCTGTCCGCTGCTGCTCTGCTGGTCGTGTGCTCCGCGGTGGTCTCGTCTCTCTCGGCTCGGTCTCGGCTCCAAACCCATCACTCCGGTTGGTTTCCGGTGGGTGCGGGTGGTTGCCGCAGTTATTGCTGTATGGGCCTCCAGCCCATGTTATCAGTATAATTGGGCCTCTTTTCATCTACACGGGCCTCTTTCATGTGTTGGGCGTCCGATCTGTCTTGGATGCGCGGAGCCGCAGACCCATTATGGCTGGCCATGTAGGGCCCGTGCAGTGGCAGGCTTGTGGCTGCATCTGCTGCAGTCCTGCAGCCGACCTACGggctaaaaaaaaaaaacttcggCCCTCCCTCAGAAAACAAAAAGGGCCTCGGTCCCTCTCTCAAGGTGCAGGCTCCCATGCTAAACATGGGTTGTCTGTAGTACACAGGCACACAGCTGCAGACTGGCCCTACCGCATTGCTAAACATGGGGTGTCAGGCACTAGTGTTAACAGCTGTGGCTTCACACACACCTGCGAATCTGTTACGTGTTGGGCTATCGCATACTGCTTGCTAAAAAAACAGTTAAAATTAGCATATGCTTGCTACTACTAATTTAGGTAACTCTTTAAGATCTAAGAATATctctaagactatctccaacaattgttacccaaaatacaatacccatttgtcctttgggtagcgctacatgtAAAAAGtttcatacctatttttagtcttctccaacaacaagacctaaaagacaacactctctgcaaataggtctcaaggagagaggatacccaaatttgggttatgcctctcttgatacccaaaatgggtcttctgtatgggtactctgttggaggctataggtattgtgttggagacccattttgggtttgggttcccaaatgagtctcctattggagacagcctaaGAGTTCTCAAAACACTCTCTCAGTCCTATGTTTTTTAGCAAAACTAAAAAAACATATCTCCAACAGTTCTTAATACTGCCTTCCAATCTTTTAGAACTTGGTAAAGAACGACCAAATCTGTGTAAAGATGCGCGCAGACTCACTTCTCCCAATCGCGGTCGCAACTCGTCCACTCTTGATATCGGTGCCACTCCTCTCGTATGATCCTCTGCCAGCACTAGTAGCAGCTTTCTCTGTCAGCGCCTTCCGCCTCGTCACGCTCCTCCGGACCTCCTCACGAGCAGCGGAGTAGGGTCGCCAGACGTACCTTCATGAGCTCCTCCAGACCTCCACTGCTCTAAGTCGGACACATCTAGAGCCCAAGGCACTGCAGTAGCTTCCACCGCACCACCCCTCACTGCCGGTGTGACCCTCCCTATCGGAAGCGGCCACTCGCTCTTGTCCTAATGTGCTCGGTTGGTTGATCGAGAgcctaagaagaagaagggtgccaGAAATGAAAAGGAGAAAAGACAAGGATCTATAGGTAAGAAAAGTGCAAGCGAGAAAGAACTAGTGGGGGACTTAAAAGGGTATAGAAATAAATCCAGAATTCTTGATATAAAACATCACAAAATCATTGTGGTTAAAAAAGTGTCATTTTTTTGGGAAAAACATATTGTAAACTCTTGAAGATGGCCTCCTTTACTCCTAATACTTTTTTAGGGGTTGcaaattttcatttttttaggATAAAAAATATTGGGTACTCTTGGAGGTACACTCCCTTCGTGCTGGAATACGAGAGATCTAAGCAATTATAGAATCAAATTAGAGCCcgataaaaaaaaactaactcCTCACTAGTTAGTCTCTGTTTGTATCCCTCTAGTTTTTACCAGTTTTTAAGAATATGCCTTTTGGGAATTAGGTGGGATCAAATATGTCAATCTTTGGAGTCAGTTTTTGCCAGATTTTAAAAATCAGGAACTGTTGATACCTAGCTTTTGCTAGGTTTCTGTGACTCATAGAGTAATAAATAAATTCAGCTTCTTAAAGATTGGAGGATCCAAACACCACCATTAGCTTTTGCTTAGAATCCATATTCAAAAAAACTAGAGACAAAAAACTGATTTTTAAGAATAAAAAACTCATCCAAACAGGGTCTTAGTTTGGTTGTCAAGTTGTTTATAATTTTCTAATAACACATAGTTTTAAATTAAAACACATGCATACCTGTTATCGGTTTCAGCTTAGAATACCTTGTAGTTTAGGATAATATTTTGGACATTTGATACGCTGTGTTTTGATATAGGGAGGGGAGTATTTGTTTCTGTCTTTAGTTACTAATATTCATCCTTCAAAAGTTGGTCAACCTTAAGGCTCCTGTTTGGTTCCCCCTACTAAAGTTTTAGTAGCTAAAATtctaaacacattgactaaaaggaactaaaatagtttagttccattagtcattcaagagtagctaaaataatttttttagatagctaaaatttagcaagaccAAACAGACCATAAGACTCGCACGCATGATCCCGCATACGTACACAATCGTTCGTCGTGAGACGTGCTCAAAATATCTAGTTCATTCCTCCCCTCTGGGGTTTCTGGTATAGTCTGGTCCATCATCGTCTCGGGCTGTTCTCCGCCTGACGCTAAACCTCAACCAAGCATGTACGACCACGATGGTGTTGTCAACGTCTCATCCACTTCAATCGGTGTCATTTCCTTTCCTCTGCCAGATTGTTCAACCTTTTGCCTCCAGGAAAGCTCAAAGCAGGGGGCAACAAAAAGTTAGGCACGGTGAGAAAACACGCACACCGTACTACCGCGCGCACAAGAGTCCATATGCGGTGCACTACTACCATCCCAGACACCCACAGGCAAGATCGTGATCGATCCGTCCGTCTGCTGGATCCAGGCATCCCAGTGATAGCTTATCACTTTTGGCTGGCTCTGCTCAATTTATCCATTTCCAGCTCGATGTGCAGTCTATAGCCGCAAAAGCGCCGCTTTCCGCCGGTCTAAAGCGCACGACGACGACAACAGAAGCAGGGCTGTCACACGACTCCGAGGCCTGTCCGTAGCGCgtgcgcgcgcgcgagctctGATCACTCACTCACCCGATCGAGTCACCGTGTGCGTGCGTGGGTGCGTTGCGTGCGTGCAGCCACAGTCATGCATGCAACTATGCAAAGCGTCGCACGGCTCATCCCAAAGACACGACCGACCGACGGGGTCACCTCACCTTCTGCTTGGACTTTGCACGAGATTCCTTGTACCACCACGATGGCTGCGTTTTGTAGGGTGAGTACCTCCGCTTATTCCCCGGAGTAGGCAGTGAAAGGTTTCGCTTTGTGCTCTacgagcaagtttaataatacacctTACTTGTTTTTTATAGCTTTCTTCCAGCCCatccatacaatagttagctattcactattagtACATGGCTCACTTATCTCTCTTATAAAATTTATTGGTGTCTAAgttggctgtaagcttacaacctacttctcctctctctccccacTTCTCCTCCACATCAACATTTAGACAGTTTACAGCCcaccataatacttgctctacgGCCTTCTGCTACGTACTCGTACTCGCTCTCACTGTGGCACAACGTGTCCCCACAGCTGCCTACTATACCCTAGGCTGCTAGTCGCCCAGTCTACCGTTTGCGGCGACGTCGATATCGACCCGGTGTGCATGAGCTGTGCCGCGCAAACAGACGAGAATAATATCAAGCATTCTAGCTACGCGCGCGCCTGCTTCGCCGTTGTACATAGTAAACCATGCATGGAGTAGCATGCATGCGTGCCCCTGACGAGTCCGAACTTGCACGTACGTACGTTGTTACGTGCCATGAATTCGAACCTTGTAATGAAACACAACATTTTCTTAAACCGGCCGGCAACAGCACCGTTCTTTTTAATACCCTCCGATCCGGGTGTTCCTGGAATGGATGCTGTGTGTGGCTGTCGGTGTACACACGTCACAATATTCATTTCGATGGACATGTACAGGAAACCAACTTCGCATGAACTACTCGCCGTCATACCGGTAGTCGGTAGAGTGCGAGCAGCAACGAGGCCACCGATCTCCGGTACTGGCGTATATCGACGAGGACAAAACATATGTGAATCCTTTTGACGTTCGAGTTGCGCATATCAATCCAACGACACAACCAGAAAGTGGTTGTGGCTATCATCGGCGCACTGCTGATGATAAGCCGAAAACCACCAACTTTTTTGGTCGTCTCGTCTCAAATAAAGCAGCACTCTCGGCGTGTTCGGTCATCGTCACGGACGTACGTATGGTCATCAGGTGTACAGATAAAGGCGTAATAAAGCAGCGTGAAAACTGGAACTAACCGTGCGTGAAACTCCACTGATGCATCAATATCACGCCGATACGCATATATACGCCTTGGACCTCACAAGGACCAGAACAATTAACCAGTACTTTGACATTACATGGATGTCCACTATTAttaggctttgtttggatgttgtcggattcaactcaatccacatgtgttggagtggattgtggtggaatttagtttaaatttcactccaatccactccaacacatgtggattgatgcgaatccgactacatccaaacaagaccttactaTGAGGAGCTCTACGAGGCCGGGCCCAACGGTTCTAACGTCGAAGCGCTCTTTCACGGCGTCGGGAATGAGTCCCGCCGGCAGCAGCGAATTGAAAGTGAGTCCCGTTAACCCTTATGTTGTACACCGTATTGTTGTGCTTATTCTGGATGTCTATCATGTGTGTAATATTGACATTTTCCAATTGTTTTTATTTTAAGTTCGATATTTTTTAGCGGCATGTTGGCCGGTGGATTCAAACTTTGTAATAATTGGCCTGAGTCGATATATGAAGCCGGATATAAAATATCTTTTatctataaaaaatatataggaTATGGTCCAGCCCACGGCTGTAATAATATAATCGTGTAAACCTCATAGAGCGCCCGTCAAGTGTGTTGTGATGTATTAAACATTTCTATCTTAATTACAGAGAGATGTAAATATTTTGCGtatattctttttttctttttagtcTCAAGACGACGTCACGAGGCGGACAGCGGCAGAAGCGCACAACGTGGTAAACCAGACGGGACAATCTGCGCTCGCGTGCATCGGCGCCGGCCCGTCAATTAGGTAGCCATCACCACTCAGTCGCGATCGCGTACGCATCGTCGTCGCACCAAGAGGACATCCACAACGACGTACGCCCTTAATTAATTTTCTTGTCTAGAATCATTTGCTACGACTAGGCTAGGGGGATgcatctacatcatcaacttaaTTATTCACGTGTTTACCACTTTATTAGTTATAGCTACTAGTGCTTCCGTACTGTCCCAACCTTTGTTTTTTCTGTTCCAGTGTTCCCAATACTCACGAGGTCAATTTAGGAAAGAACAAAAAATATTATGATTGTTACTAGATACTATTATTTGTTTACAAATTTACAGCCCTGTTAATCATGCCATTTTTACGACACCGTTGGATAAAAATGAACGCCCTAGATGATTTTCAAAAGGTTTTCTAACCTTACCACATACACcaaagctgccctgctgcccCGGCTCtgctacaatattttcacaCTCCACTCCATATCCAACCACCACGTCTCCGATATGCCATCCCGTTGAGCCGTCCGTCCTCCACGCCACGGCCGTTGGTAATTGCCATCCCATCATCTAGAGGTCGATCGTCCACACAGCCCTTAGAGCAAGCCGTCGCCGGCGGCCTAGA is a window encoding:
- the LOC8071781 gene encoding uncharacterized protein LOC8071781, producing the protein MEWTTVETGDGAKLSVRLFKPPASGAEPEPEPGEDVAVVLVHPYTILGGVQGLLRGMAEGVARRGYTAVTFDMRGAGRSTGRASLTGSTEVGDVVAVCRWVAENIKPRGILLVGSSAGAPIAGSAVDKVDEVIGYVSIGYPFGLMASVLFGRHHDAILKSVKPKLFIMGTKDGFTSVKQLQNKLKSAAGRVDTHLIEGAGHFQMEGPAFDAQMVEIIVKFINSLPK